Proteins encoded by one window of Monoglobus pectinilyticus:
- the mazG gene encoding nucleoside triphosphate pyrophosphohydrolase: protein MNFKDTKDKYSFDDLVEIVSLLRAPGGCPWDREQTHQSIKKNLIEEGYELIEAIDGGNPEKIADESGDLLLQVVFHAIIGKDSGEYEINDVTDAICRKLIHRHPHVFGEVEVADSGEVLKNWDAIKRADREQSSIAEELRGVSKYLPALMRAEKIQKKAEKAGYKFENEINLSVISDDVAEADSAPEKDCGQLLFAAVNFCRRAGVDPELALASYTESFTDEFEKFENGEN, encoded by the coding sequence ATGAATTTTAAAGATACGAAAGATAAATATTCGTTTGATGACCTGGTTGAAATTGTTTCACTTTTGCGTGCGCCGGGCGGCTGTCCTTGGGATAGGGAGCAGACTCATCAGAGTATAAAGAAAAATCTTATTGAAGAAGGGTATGAACTGATTGAGGCAATTGACGGCGGGAATCCTGAAAAAATAGCCGACGAGAGCGGGGATTTACTGCTGCAGGTAGTGTTTCATGCAATAATCGGGAAAGACAGCGGAGAATATGAAATAAATGACGTTACCGACGCTATCTGCCGAAAACTTATTCACAGACATCCGCATGTGTTTGGTGAAGTCGAAGTAGCAGACAGCGGAGAGGTTCTTAAAAACTGGGACGCTATAAAACGTGCTGACAGGGAGCAGAGCAGCATTGCTGAGGAACTGCGCGGAGTATCAAAATATCTGCCGGCGCTTATGCGAGCTGAGAAAATTCAGAAAAAGGCCGAAAAGGCCGGTTATAAGTTTGAAAATGAGATAAATTTGTCTGTAATTTCGGATGATGTAGCTGAAGCTGATAGTGCACCGGAGAAGGATTGCGGTCAGCTCCTGTTTGCGGCGGTAAACTTTTGCCGCAGAGCCGGTGTGGATCCGGAACTGGCTCTCGCTTCTTATACTGAGAGTTTCACAGATGAATTTGAGAAGTTTGAGAATGGAGAAAATTAA
- a CDS encoding RNA-binding S4 domain-containing protein has product MRLDKFLKVSRIIKRRTVANDACDGGRVSVNGRTVKASYDVKPGDEIKILFGEKPLNIRVLNVKENVKKDEARELYEIV; this is encoded by the coding sequence ATGCGTTTGGATAAATTTTTAAAGGTGTCCAGGATAATCAAGCGCCGGACGGTGGCTAATGACGCCTGCGACGGAGGCCGCGTTTCCGTAAATGGACGCACTGTCAAAGCGTCATATGACGTGAAGCCCGGAGATGAAATAAAAATATTATTTGGTGAAAAGCCTTTGAATATAAGGGTTTTAAATGTAAAAGAGAATGTAAAAAAGGATGAAGCCAGAGAGCTGTATGAAATAGTTTAA